The Aedes albopictus strain Foshan chromosome 1, AalbF5, whole genome shotgun sequence genomic interval cttgtccttaaacgccCATAAATTCACATGTGAATTTCTGTAACCCCCCTGAGACGAGATCCCCTTAAACGCTCCTGACACCCCCTAAAGGCacctgaaaacctctggaaccCTGAGAAGCGCCCCTGAGGCCACCTGAAACCttcctgaaacgttcctgaagtGCCTTTGAGAAGtgtccctgaaatctcctggtaccccctaaacctccttgaagcgcccctgaggccACATGGAACCCCCCTGAGATTCCCTGGAACCCGTTAAAACCATCTGAGACTTCCTTAGCCCTCATGTGATGTGATCATAGCACACCgcgcaaaaattcaaatttgaattcgTTGCCATAGGCAACACGTTTTTCATCACAGCAACCTGCGCGTCGCCCGAGCCTAACTCGGTCTCTTTTGTGGTGAACAAGTAAAGACGCGAATAAATTAGCTCGTATTTTAATTTGCCTTAACCACGTTTTTTCACTGTTTCGGCTGGTTCCGAAAAGCATCGTTTTTGGCCGAAACACAACAGTGACcatctgaaacgcctctggaacttctctggaattcctcgagaaacgtccctgaagcctctttaaagcctcctgaaacgctcctgaggctccctgaagcGCCTTTGGGACCCCCTATagcgcccctgagatctcttgtTATCCAaaaaaactctctgaaacgcccctgagtgaGACCTATAAAGCGCTGAGACCCCATGGAACCCTGTAAAATCACCTGAGACGATCCTGAGACCCTTTAGAACGTTCTTgaggccccctgaaatcccctgagaccgCAGTGCCCTGATGCCCCTGGATTCCTTCTGAGACCTgtagaaacgtccctgaaaccccgtcTGACCCCCTGAGATGATCATGAAATCTCCTTAAACGCTCCTGAtacctcctggtaccccctgaaaccccatgtgaCCGTCTTGAAACGCCTATGAGACTTCGTGATATCTCCTAAAACGCTTCTAAAAACCTTTGGAATTTTCTTGGAACCTCCTGAGAAGCATCTCTGAGACCACCACCACATGGAAGCCTGCTGAAACGCTCTTGAACCTCCTGATGTGCCCTtgagaaatgcctctgaaatctcctgttactccctgaaactccttgaagcgTCTCTGAGGCTACATGGAGCTGCCTCAGACGTCCTGAGATCCCTGAAATCCCATCGGATTCCTTTGAAACTCCCTTAGATCATGAGGgaccccatgaaacgcctctACAACCTttctgtcgagtcaagtacaagacactgaagacgaccttacagttgaggtcaaaatacgtatctgtcaaaggatgcaaattcttagtggaattcaaagaacagtacttaacgcgatttcgtTTTTATTTAACCTTTCTTTGCTCACCCCTTGCTGATTTTATATGAGATTTTGTCGTTTCTTGGCCTTTTCCActaaatttctgcaagagtgaAAAAGAAAATTTCATGCAGTGTCCTATAAACGTCTCCTggccgccgttgccatagttaccatCATTACCCCGTTATCCAACTTAAGCGCCAACGAAACCTGTCGAAACGCCCTTAAAAAgctcctaaaacgcccctgaagtcaCTTGGAACCCGTAttcttttgggctctctgggaaacTCCGGTAAATCCTCTTGTTCCTATCTCAAATGCCTAGGAGTAAACttgttctcgcgaactaagttTTCTCATTTGCCCTAACTTATTTTAGCACAAAATTGCCTCCGGTTGGCATTTCACTACAATAAACACTAAAAGAAAAGAGTTCAGAACTTCGGTTTACTTTTCTAATAGTTTCTGATTGGTTCGGTGGATCTGCACTTTTGTTTGTTTTTGCTGCAATGTACAAATGGTTACAATTTTGTGTAGATGAATGTGATATCGTCCTTTTGAATTGAAAGAAAACACTGAATTGAGTTCATATCACAAACCACTTCATTTGGAACGTGTTCAAATTAAAATTTATTTCGCCTAAAAATAAATCACATCAAATAAATACGATAATTGCCACTATTTCTcacattttttgtgcaattttttgTTAAATCTAAAATATACCGTCCGTGAAGATCCATTATCAGGAGACATTTGCTACTACTAACTGTGCTACGTCATTGACTCATTGTTTGCGTGAGCAAAAGATCCAAGTAACCCAGAATGACTAGTATTGCAGCAGATGCACCGTATTGACGTGACGGCGCAACGTGGCCTTGTGCTTGAACTGCGACAGACACTCCTGGCACTGGTACGGGAAGTCGCTGGCGTGGATCTTGATGTGCTCGGCCCAGTCCGCCTGCTCCAGGAAGCTCTCGGTGCACACGCGGCACCGATACTTGGTAAAGGTGAAGCAGGTGCGGTTGCGCACGTGTCGGGCCAGCGACGGCGCATGCTGGAACTGTTCCAGACAGTTCGGGCACTGATGCGGGCGGTTGTGGTTGCGCGAGTGCTCCGTCAAGCCGGCGGCCGATTTGAAAGACTTCGGGCAGTACCGGCAGCGGTACTTTCCGACGCTGCCAGCCGAGGCAATGATCACCGGAGTGGGGATTAGCTTGGGGCGAGGTCGCTTCACCCCCACGGCTAGGAAGTCCCCGGAGGGACGCTTCCGAGGTTCGGCCGTGACGGTCGGGGTCTTTTTCGGGTGGAGCGTGTTCGGGGCGCTTTCGGTACGAACCTCTTCGTAAGGGAGGCTTCGCTTCGATTGGTCCAACGTTTGACCTTTGGGATCTTCTAATTGATTGTTTGCTggaagttgttgttgttgttcttgtTCTAGGTCAGTCTTATCAGTTTCATTTGCGCTAGTTGGTTTCACTAATTGTCTAGATTTGATAAGTTCATCAACTCGCTTGGCGCGGGCCCGAAAGCGATAGAATTCCATCAGAGAGCGCAAGCAGGGCTGACAGACAGCGCAGGGGGCTTCATTGTCCGGTGACAGCTGgaaaaagtggatgaaaaatgattatttcgtgttctCCGGCTCTGTAAAACTATTATTGTACGGCCACGCTAGCCCTTTTCTACTCAACTCTTTCAtctattaggtattttttttctctTGTGAGAGTTTTCTCTCTttactcttatttttttttatatctctTATAATCCCCTTTCTTTCATCTTTTCGCCTCTACCCATTCTTTTCGCTGCACTCTTCTCCACTCTCTCTTCTCTTCTATTTTTTTCTACTTTTCTCTTATTTCTGCTCTATTCTATCCGCTCTTCTACCATAGCTTCTACTCTCACATCTTTTCTCAACACTCTCCTCTTCTCAACTTCATTTGGTATTCTTTTTTTtctaatacaggtcggactcgattatccgaagtCGGATTCTGATGCTTATTTCTTATTGCTTTTTTCAAGGCAACTCCGATTAGTATTCTGTTAAAATTTCAGTTTCTTACAGCATTCAGTTTGCGAGACTATATTTTTGGAaacgccagaacccgactccgaataatcgagtccgacctgtacatctGCTCTCTTCACTACCCGCTTTTCTCTTACCACGTATACCAAATATTGGTAATTTCAGAAGCGCCCCAactcgtagacttttgcccatacaCAAAAATTTGACAAAGCCTCTTCCTCCCCTGCTTttgagtctacgtggtttatgaacggtcccttaTCTACTCTCTACTCTCTCGTATCTCTTATTCTCTACTCTGCGGTCTCATATCGCTTTCTCTCTACTTTACTCTCTCGTATCTCTACTGTTCCGCATCTCTTCTCTCTACTCTTTCTTGTATTTCTACTCTTTCATATCTTCACTCTCTACTCTCTATTCTCTCGTATCTCTTTCTCTACTCTCTCTTATCTCTACTCTCTCGTACCTCTACACTCTACTCTCTCGTATCTCTACTCTCATGCATTTGTACTCTCTCGTATCTCTTGTTCTTTACTCTACTCTCTCGTATCTCTTTGTCTCTACTTCACTCTCTTGTATATCTTCTCTCCACTCTTTCTCGTATCTCTACTCTTttgtatacagtagacgttcgataactgcaacatgtttactttTCACTTACcggatgaaattcgataactg includes:
- the LOC109412786 gene encoding zinc finger protein 37, translated to MNQNGVLALEHLELPSAGSFAAYCRLCLARDNLVENPECLSSDDDETSATQAVRLTELIFECTDVRLSPDNEAPCAVCQPCLRSLMEFYRFRARAKRVDELIKSRQLVKPTSANETDKTDLEQEQQQQLPANNQLEDPKGQTLDQSKRSLPYEEVRTESAPNTLHPKKTPTVTAEPRKRPSGDFLAVGVKRPRPKLIPTPVIIASAGSVGKYRCRYCPKSFKSAAGLTEHSRNHNRPHQCPNCLEQFQHAPSLARHVRNRTCFTFTKYRCRVCTESFLEQADWAEHIKIHASDFPYQCQECLSQFKHKATLRRHVNTVHLLQY